In one window of Acidobacteriota bacterium DNA:
- a CDS encoding DUF4238 domain-containing protein, translated as MPRQLHHFVPRFYLQRFVDPRAGRALVWTYERGKQAPAMRSADHIAARNNYYTVDLGDGRKFTMALKRCSR; from the coding sequence ATGCCACGGCAACTTCACCATTTCGTGCCCCGCTTCTACCTTCAGCGCTTCGTGGACCCTCGGGCGGGGCGTGCGTTGGTATGGACATACGAGCGAGGAAAGCAGGCGCCCGCAATGCGATCCGCTGACCATATCGCGGCTCGGAATAACTATTACACAGTCGACTTGGGAGACGGGCGCAAGTTTACGATGGCATTGAAAAGATGTTCGCGGTAG
- a CDS encoding DUF4238 domain-containing protein, translating into MFAVVESAAATILDKLTAGDFRLSSEECEIFCMFLSLGWSRVPRFRTDLEESATFLMNTYNEDLASDPDKFARTVAKFESESGTHLGDWEEMRRAILEKRVEVVASPEMSLKMMILSFEFLAQVIAAMKWSFRTTESISPFVTSDAPVVLNNPSMLDGESPPTPAALEVTFPITPELLFVATWDGHAGAGSMRPRLARQINKLIALSAHQYVYSSTEIPAITKYSSEPRKSLIDRTLLIRISKHSGDE; encoded by the coding sequence ATGTTCGCGGTAGTAGAGTCGGCAGCCGCGACGATTCTGGATAAGCTAACGGCGGGAGATTTTAGGCTCTCCTCCGAAGAGTGCGAGATATTCTGCATGTTCTTGTCGTTAGGCTGGAGTCGGGTTCCGAGGTTTCGGACTGACCTCGAGGAGTCAGCTACCTTTCTGATGAACACGTACAATGAAGATCTAGCCAGTGATCCAGACAAGTTCGCCCGGACAGTTGCTAAGTTTGAATCAGAATCTGGCACGCATTTGGGTGATTGGGAAGAGATGCGGCGAGCGATTTTGGAAAAAAGGGTCGAGGTCGTCGCAAGCCCAGAGATGAGCCTTAAGATGATGATTTTAAGCTTCGAGTTTCTCGCGCAGGTGATTGCCGCTATGAAGTGGTCGTTTCGTACCACCGAATCCATAAGCCCATTTGTGACGTCAGATGCCCCCGTGGTCCTAAACAATCCGAGCATGTTGGACGGGGAAAGTCCGCCTACGCCGGCGGCGCTCGAAGTTACTTTCCCAATAACACCTGAACTCCTTTTTGTTGCCACGTGGGACGGGCATGCTGGGGCAGGTTCGATGCGACCACGGTTGGCGAGGCAAATCAATAAACTGATTGCCCTTTCTGCACACCAATATGTCTACTCTTCGACGGAAATTCCGGCCATAACAAAATACTCGTCGGAACCTCGCAAATCGCTGATCGACCGAACTCTTCTGATCCGAATTTCCAAACATTCCGGTGACGAATAA
- a CDS encoding PRTRC system ThiF family protein, with the protein MGIHRVHPELLERQVRVLVVGCGGTGSAVAAGLPYLHQSLVAWGHPGGLHVTVMDGDAISPFNCVRQAFARSEIGHNKAVVLVNRLNLFWGLNWEALPAHLKPGAYISRSYSGDDLRAHIVIGCVDTRAARAAIRDAVSNWSATSYMLDLGNSSDTGQFVLGEPLNERNRRSRLRLRASFELFPEICDPAFDDDTEPSCSAVAALERQGAFINSTLAQHALALLARLFRYGEISYHGCFINLATGATSVLRIDPACWKRMRRQATLSLQSREA; encoded by the coding sequence ATGGGAATCCACCGCGTCCATCCGGAATTGCTCGAACGCCAGGTGCGTGTGCTGGTCGTAGGTTGCGGCGGGACAGGAAGCGCCGTCGCCGCCGGGCTGCCTTATCTTCATCAGTCTCTCGTGGCTTGGGGCCACCCCGGTGGTTTGCACGTCACCGTGATGGACGGCGATGCAATCTCGCCCTTCAACTGTGTTCGCCAAGCGTTCGCGCGATCGGAGATCGGCCATAACAAAGCGGTCGTTCTGGTCAACCGCCTAAACCTCTTCTGGGGACTGAATTGGGAAGCGCTCCCGGCTCACTTGAAACCCGGCGCCTACATTTCACGGAGTTATTCCGGCGACGACCTCCGCGCGCACATTGTGATCGGGTGCGTTGACACGAGAGCTGCGAGAGCCGCGATTCGGGATGCGGTGAGTAACTGGAGTGCAACGAGCTACATGCTGGATTTAGGAAACAGCTCGGACACTGGCCAGTTTGTCCTGGGTGAGCCCCTAAATGAGCGCAATCGCAGATCGAGGCTGCGCCTGCGCGCGTCCTTCGAATTATTCCCTGAGATTTGCGATCCGGCCTTTGATGACGACACCGAGCCAAGTTGCAGCGCTGTTGCTGCCCTGGAGAGGCAAGGTGCATTCATTAATTCGACCCTAGCGCAGCACGCGCTTGCGTTGTTGGCGAGGCTGTTTCGCTACGGCGAAATCAGCTATCACGGCTGCTTCATCAATCTGGCAACCGGGGCAACCTCAGTTCTCAGGATTGACCCGGCGTGCTGGAAGCGAATGAGAAGACAGGCCACACTGAGTTTGCAGTCCCGAGAGGCTTAA
- a CDS encoding PRTRC system protein B: MKAYIDIGANREFKLREAVLVYRTGGDGAFASLHKVEQSQDGAPYLAAGELLNTAFVRTLAEGLGARVKPEILPDNILARTPDLLVWWSRPQCRVMFFGGTDEQARKLNGLVLPHPALVFKVAGRDLSVRALATTSRPAGNSPLKTAPYWNTDNRGLVCPGTMRVPESSDVSSIPQWQAAYFQSNFTHAVGAVRLTNHPGGFIGLWRSLANRKRFAVRYLTDAGETLEEFVARGADR, translated from the coding sequence ATGAAAGCCTACATTGACATCGGCGCTAACCGTGAATTCAAGCTTCGCGAAGCTGTGCTCGTTTATCGGACCGGGGGAGACGGAGCTTTTGCTAGCCTGCACAAAGTGGAACAAAGTCAGGACGGCGCTCCGTATCTCGCCGCCGGAGAACTGCTAAACACTGCGTTCGTGCGCACTCTTGCCGAAGGCCTGGGCGCCCGCGTCAAACCCGAGATTCTTCCCGACAATATTCTCGCGCGGACACCGGACTTGCTGGTTTGGTGGTCAAGGCCGCAGTGCCGGGTCATGTTCTTTGGTGGAACCGACGAACAAGCGCGGAAGCTCAATGGTCTTGTCTTACCGCACCCGGCGCTTGTCTTCAAGGTCGCTGGCAGAGATCTTTCCGTAAGAGCGCTTGCAACGACATCGCGGCCAGCAGGAAACTCGCCGCTTAAGACCGCGCCGTATTGGAACACGGACAACCGAGGCTTGGTTTGTCCCGGCACAATGCGCGTGCCCGAAAGCTCCGATGTTTCCTCGATTCCACAGTGGCAGGCTGCTTATTTTCAGTCCAATTTCACCCACGCAGTCGGAGCAGTTCGGCTCACCAATCACCCAGGAGGTTTCATCGGCCTGTGGAGAAGTCTTGCTAACAGGAAGAGATTCGCAGTTCGGTATCTGACCGACGCTGGCGAGACGCTCGAGGAATTCGTTGCCCGCGGAGCAGACCGCTGA
- a CDS encoding PRTRC system protein C, translated as MESRVLGRSFSFQSLKLPDPDPKLSAEEVRTLYSQQYPDIATATITGPEVVGDKLVYRFSRAIGSKG; from the coding sequence ATGGAAAGCCGAGTACTTGGCCGCAGTTTCAGTTTCCAATCTTTGAAGCTTCCCGATCCGGACCCGAAGCTCTCAGCAGAGGAAGTTCGGACGCTGTATTCACAGCAATATCCCGACATTGCGACCGCGACGATCACCGGGCCGGAAGTTGTCGGGGACAAGCTGGTGTACAGGTTCTCTCGCGCCATTGGTTCAAAGGGGTGA
- a CDS encoding PRTRC system protein E — MFVELMPLLAGCTVLITVAKVDDRTLRVNVIPHGKADENPALTTPLTYTGSPEELDAELGKHLAGYVQTHQQTASTLAEAKATMEAAAKAAQEEAKRKAEERKKATHKPLDKGSNATSAEPSSTASAAPATPSDTAPASASAAAPGLFGTASCEPASTQPKGGLAL; from the coding sequence ATGTTCGTCGAACTCATGCCGCTTCTTGCCGGCTGCACCGTGCTCATCACGGTGGCCAAGGTGGATGACAGGACGCTCCGCGTCAACGTCATTCCCCACGGAAAGGCCGACGAGAATCCGGCTCTCACCACCCCACTCACGTACACCGGCTCGCCCGAGGAACTTGATGCCGAACTCGGGAAGCATTTGGCCGGTTACGTCCAAACCCACCAGCAAACCGCCAGCACTCTGGCCGAAGCGAAAGCCACGATGGAGGCTGCCGCCAAGGCCGCGCAGGAGGAAGCGAAGCGGAAAGCCGAAGAGCGCAAGAAAGCAACTCACAAGCCGCTCGATAAAGGAAGCAACGCGACGTCCGCTGAGCCTAGCTCAACTGCATCCGCCGCACCCGCAACGCCTTCCGACACCGCGCCGGCTTCGGCATCCGCTGCAGCGCCGGGGCTATTCGGAACGGCGTCGTGCGAGCCAGCTTCAACTCAACCGAAGGGAGGTCTCGCACTCTGA
- a CDS encoding XRE family transcriptional regulator produces MTFGQIVAQARKKLGISQKELANRIKKEDGESISPQYLNDIERDRRNPPSEYLISQFAKELKLSKHYLLLAAGTLPQEDKEKLSDSNPDDVEQAYRAFRRQIK; encoded by the coding sequence ATGACATTCGGACAAATCGTCGCTCAAGCTCGAAAGAAGTTGGGTATCAGCCAAAAGGAGCTTGCCAATCGCATTAAAAAGGAAGACGGAGAATCGATATCACCGCAATACCTGAATGATATAGAGCGAGATCGCAGGAACCCTCCGTCGGAATATCTCATTAGCCAGTTCGCAAAGGAGTTGAAGCTCTCCAAGCACTACCTCCTTCTCGCAGCAGGCACATTGCCTCAAGAAGACAAGGAAAAATTAAGTGATTCGAACCCCGATGATGTCGAACAGGCATATCGGGCTTTTCGCAGGCAAATTAAGTGA
- a CDS encoding ImmA/IrrE family metallo-endopeptidase has protein sequence MKWVKDQTGRFSVRPHYLPEELDSECEKLITDFLLQRHRKVEYPVRTDDVTVLIETLTDDLDLYADLSQEDGDVEGVTDFFPGHRPKVKISRELALDPRMSNRLRTTLTHELGHVKFHAFMYESETSGNLFSSAGAVISNKCKRDNMLGSLKADWMEWQAGFSCGAFLMPVTALRATVRQFLEEHEISVGQFEARTSEAGRLISTVSNAYAVSREAARVRLLQQGTLSETALPAALF, from the coding sequence ATGAAGTGGGTTAAAGATCAAACCGGGCGCTTCTCAGTGCGGCCTCACTATCTTCCCGAGGAACTCGACTCCGAATGTGAGAAGCTCATAACTGATTTTCTCCTTCAACGACATCGAAAGGTCGAGTACCCGGTCAGAACCGACGACGTCACTGTGCTCATTGAGACCTTGACAGATGACCTTGATTTATATGCCGATCTGTCACAAGAGGATGGCGACGTCGAAGGAGTCACAGACTTCTTCCCAGGGCACCGACCGAAAGTAAAAATCTCTAGAGAGTTGGCACTCGATCCGCGCATGAGCAATCGCCTTCGGACCACGCTCACTCACGAACTTGGACACGTTAAGTTTCATGCGTTCATGTACGAAAGTGAGACATCAGGCAACTTGTTTAGTAGTGCGGGCGCTGTCATCTCCAATAAATGCAAGCGGGACAACATGTTAGGGTCGCTCAAGGCGGACTGGATGGAATGGCAGGCGGGATTCTCATGCGGAGCTTTCCTGATGCCGGTGACGGCGTTGCGCGCAACGGTTAGGCAGTTCCTTGAAGAGCATGAAATTTCCGTGGGACAATTCGAGGCAAGGACTTCGGAGGCCGGGAGGCTAATTTCCACGGTTTCTAATGCCTACGCGGTCTCGCGGGAGGCTGCCCGTGTCCGCTTGCTGCAACAAGGCACGCTCTCCGAAACAGCGTTGCCAGCCGCTCTTTTTTGA
- a CDS encoding ThiF family adenylyltransferase, which produces MTERYSRQTFLGANAMEFLREADVAIIGVGGGGSHVAQQLAHIGVGHVQLYDPDRVDESNLNRLVGAVAADATTRELKVRVAERMIRGINPEVNTQVFPSKWQLAAPRLRESDVIVSCVDSFAARQDIEVTARRFLIPLIDIGMDVHLVDNKPQIAGQVILSLPGGPCMKCLGFLNDEALRQEADQYGAAGDRPQVIWTNGVLASVAVGILADLVTGWRDQRLCGEYIHYDGNTHELSNSPRLQYAPAKCIHFPLEDIGEPRL; this is translated from the coding sequence ATGACCGAGCGCTACTCGAGGCAGACATTTCTTGGGGCGAATGCAATGGAATTCCTGCGAGAAGCCGACGTGGCCATTATCGGCGTCGGCGGTGGCGGTTCGCATGTCGCTCAGCAACTCGCACACATTGGCGTAGGGCATGTACAGCTCTACGATCCCGATCGGGTCGACGAGAGCAACCTGAATCGCCTCGTCGGCGCCGTTGCCGCGGATGCAACGACTCGCGAGCTAAAAGTGAGAGTCGCGGAACGGATGATCCGGGGCATCAATCCTGAGGTGAACACACAGGTCTTTCCCTCAAAATGGCAACTGGCCGCGCCTAGGCTCAGGGAATCAGATGTAATCGTCAGCTGCGTGGATTCGTTCGCGGCACGTCAAGACATCGAAGTAACGGCCCGTCGATTCCTAATTCCCCTAATCGACATCGGCATGGATGTGCACCTTGTTGACAATAAGCCGCAAATCGCTGGCCAAGTCATCCTCTCCCTCCCCGGTGGACCGTGCATGAAATGCCTCGGATTTCTCAATGACGAGGCGTTACGCCAAGAGGCAGACCAGTATGGGGCCGCGGGTGATCGTCCTCAGGTGATCTGGACCAATGGCGTTCTCGCCTCGGTTGCTGTCGGCATACTGGCAGATCTTGTGACTGGATGGAGAGACCAGCGGCTCTGCGGCGAATACATCCACTACGACGGCAACACCCACGAATTATCAAACAGTCCTAGACTTCAGTACGCTCCAGCCAAGTGCATCCATTTTCCCTTGGAGGATATCGGAGAACCACGGCTGTAA
- a CDS encoding serine/threonine protein kinase, whose translation MELSQVEPSVIANNCPGLVIGTQLKIGGQKRVWQCAYQKEAYVLKALMGDERTLRRVRREIEVMHVCESRYLPKFGPLPLQELRLANGQTLLYFLEEYIEGTPLNSVHMPMPTEDVVALALCVAEALDVLALNGYVHRDVKPMNIIQRRSSDYVLIDAGIALDLDGEAISVSGAVVGTKWYLSPDQLTLPPKELDLRSDLFSLGVTLYESATGEHPFMNDEVPRGDIVLNILHFECLDPQRFNPAMPRPLCDVISRLLCKDRNGRYSTVEELRDALKAVRLPV comes from the coding sequence ATGGAACTGAGCCAGGTTGAGCCGAGCGTAATTGCCAACAATTGCCCAGGTTTAGTCATCGGAACACAGCTTAAAATCGGGGGACAGAAACGAGTCTGGCAATGCGCGTACCAAAAGGAGGCTTACGTACTGAAAGCATTGATGGGGGATGAGCGCACGCTACGCCGGGTTCGTCGCGAGATTGAAGTGATGCATGTTTGCGAATCACGTTACTTACCCAAGTTCGGCCCATTGCCCCTGCAGGAGCTGCGGCTTGCTAACGGACAAACACTTCTTTACTTTTTGGAGGAATATATCGAGGGTACCCCGCTCAACTCAGTCCACATGCCGATGCCGACAGAGGATGTAGTTGCGCTCGCACTCTGCGTGGCCGAGGCCCTCGATGTGCTTGCCCTAAATGGGTACGTTCATCGCGACGTCAAGCCCATGAATATCATTCAAAGGCGCTCATCCGACTACGTGCTGATTGACGCAGGGATAGCGCTTGACCTCGACGGAGAAGCAATCAGCGTTTCCGGTGCTGTGGTCGGTACGAAGTGGTACCTTTCCCCCGACCAACTAACTCTCCCGCCAAAAGAACTGGACCTTCGGTCCGACCTATTCTCGCTTGGTGTCACACTATATGAGAGTGCGACGGGAGAACATCCTTTTATGAATGACGAAGTGCCACGTGGCGATATTGTTCTCAACATTCTGCATTTCGAGTGTCTTGACCCGCAGCGGTTCAACCCCGCAATGCCTCGCCCACTCTGTGACGTCATCTCAAGACTTTTGTGCAAAGATCGCAATGGGCGCTATTCCACCGTAGAGGAGCTGCGGGACGCGCTCAAGGCCGTGCGCTTGCCGGTGTAA
- the ssb gene encoding single-stranded DNA-binding protein, protein MPMLNKVMLIGYAGGDSEMKFTAGGTPVANFSMAVNETFKNAQGEKKSNTLWIRCVAWRRVAEIVGEHVTKGKYLFVEGRLQFRTYEDRQGEKHDVTEVVVNTIRFLGPAKNGNGTKSAESPKVTEPADESDNPFNDPESEIKDSDIPF, encoded by the coding sequence ATGCCCATGTTAAACAAAGTGATGTTGATCGGATACGCGGGCGGCGACAGCGAAATGAAATTTACTGCCGGCGGCACGCCCGTGGCCAATTTCTCAATGGCGGTGAACGAAACCTTCAAGAACGCCCAGGGTGAGAAGAAATCCAATACGCTCTGGATCCGCTGTGTCGCATGGCGGCGCGTGGCGGAGATTGTCGGCGAGCATGTCACTAAGGGCAAATACCTGTTCGTCGAAGGAAGGCTTCAGTTTCGGACCTATGAAGACCGCCAAGGCGAGAAGCACGACGTCACTGAAGTGGTCGTCAACACGATCAGGTTCCTCGGGCCAGCAAAGAATGGAAACGGCACAAAGTCGGCTGAATCACCGAAGGTCACAGAGCCTGCCGACGAAAGCGATAACCCGTTCAACGACCCGGAGAGCGAGATCAAGGACTCTGATATTCCATTTTAG
- a CDS encoding toll/interleukin-1 receptor domain-containing protein: MAYNVFISYSTKNLHIVQWAVNTLTQPDHIAVFAAEYSVQPSQVLNAEIERAIRGCDLFILLWSHDARASDYVPQEIGIAKGCNKVILPVVMEEGVKVPGFISDLKYLPAHKDWDGSFVWLTNFVRSNTNDLAKKKILGGIAAAVLAGIALFSRGDDEDDYDDEEDDE; the protein is encoded by the coding sequence ATGGCCTACAACGTCTTTATCAGCTATTCGACGAAGAACCTTCACATCGTCCAATGGGCGGTAAACACGCTAACGCAGCCAGACCATATCGCCGTCTTCGCGGCGGAATACTCCGTCCAGCCGAGCCAGGTCTTGAATGCGGAGATCGAGCGAGCCATCCGGGGCTGTGATCTCTTCATCCTCCTTTGGAGCCATGACGCCCGCGCATCGGATTACGTACCGCAGGAAATCGGAATAGCCAAGGGATGCAACAAGGTGATTCTGCCGGTGGTGATGGAAGAGGGCGTGAAAGTCCCCGGATTCATCAGCGATCTAAAATACCTTCCCGCGCACAAGGATTGGGATGGATCATTCGTTTGGCTAACGAATTTCGTTCGCTCCAATACAAACGATCTCGCTAAGAAGAAAATTCTTGGTGGAATCGCGGCGGCAGTTCTGGCAGGAATCGCCCTATTCAGCCGGGGAGACGACGAAGACGATTATGACGACGAGGAAGACGATGAGTAG
- a CDS encoding MoxR family ATPase — MKASAIAAALRVLVAAHQPVFVWGGPGQGKSSVVKQLAEALEIPLQDVRALLLDPVDLRGLPFLGSDGQSKWATPDFLPQGGSGILFLDELNAAPAMVQASCYQLVLDRKLGEYTLPEGWAIIAAGNRDSDRGATTRMPTPLRNRFVHLDFEVDVQEWSEWAIQAGIRPEVIAFLRFRPELLSVFDRDTNAFPSPRSWEFVSRILDSLDSQSNPAIEHEVIAGAVGAGAATEFSAFLRMFRNLPNIDAILLNPHTEPVPENAATQYAVASALARCASDANFDRICLYLDRLPTEFRVLCVRDATLREPAIRWTAGYTRWAVENHHAIA; from the coding sequence ATGAAAGCCTCTGCTATTGCAGCAGCATTGCGGGTGCTCGTCGCAGCCCACCAGCCGGTGTTCGTTTGGGGCGGGCCAGGCCAGGGCAAGTCGTCTGTGGTAAAACAGCTTGCCGAAGCGTTGGAGATCCCATTGCAAGACGTGCGGGCGCTCTTGCTCGACCCCGTTGACCTTCGCGGTCTGCCGTTCTTAGGAAGTGACGGGCAGTCGAAATGGGCAACACCGGATTTCTTGCCGCAGGGCGGATCGGGCATCCTTTTCCTGGACGAACTGAACGCCGCGCCAGCTATGGTGCAAGCCAGTTGCTATCAATTGGTGTTGGATCGCAAGCTGGGCGAATACACCTTGCCCGAGGGTTGGGCCATCATCGCCGCCGGCAATCGCGACTCGGACCGTGGGGCTACGACCCGGATGCCCACACCTTTGCGAAACCGTTTTGTTCATCTGGATTTTGAGGTTGATGTGCAGGAATGGTCTGAGTGGGCGATACAGGCAGGAATTCGCCCCGAGGTGATTGCCTTTCTTCGCTTCCGGCCGGAACTGCTAAGCGTGTTCGACCGCGACACGAACGCATTCCCGTCACCTCGATCCTGGGAATTCGTCTCGCGCATTCTGGACTCCCTCGACTCACAGTCGAACCCAGCGATTGAGCACGAAGTCATCGCGGGAGCGGTTGGTGCAGGCGCCGCGACCGAATTTTCTGCATTCTTGCGCATGTTCCGAAACTTGCCCAACATTGATGCCATCTTGCTGAACCCTCACACTGAGCCTGTGCCGGAAAATGCCGCAACGCAGTATGCCGTGGCATCCGCGCTGGCTCGTTGCGCCTCTGATGCCAACTTCGACCGCATTTGCCTGTACTTGGATCGCCTGCCGACCGAGTTTCGGGTACTGTGCGTGCGCGACGCCACCCTCCGCGAGCCCGCCATTCGCTGGACCGCGGGCTACACAAGATGGGCCGTGGAGAATCATCACGCCATTGCCTAG
- a CDS encoding cation transporter, translating into MEITAAPDNFRRVVHLQVLTIAWMTVEVVVALGAAWVARSPALLGFGGDSAVELLSASIVFWRFRSRHDSVKTERFAARVGGGLLFIVAGFVVVTSSLSFLGHLEPRPSLVGIILLALAAIGMPWLAGRKRMLAYKVSSAALRADATESALCGYLSLIALGGLLANWAFHVSWTDPVAALGLLPFIIKEGWQAIHTSHQCCGSRI; encoded by the coding sequence ATGGAGATAACCGCTGCGCCAGACAATTTTCGCCGCGTCGTCCACCTCCAGGTCTTGACCATCGCTTGGATGACCGTTGAGGTTGTCGTCGCGTTAGGAGCAGCTTGGGTTGCGAGAAGCCCCGCGCTTCTTGGCTTTGGAGGCGACAGTGCCGTCGAGCTCCTCTCGGCGTCTATCGTGTTTTGGCGGTTCCGCTCTAGACACGATTCCGTGAAGACGGAAAGATTTGCAGCCCGCGTTGGCGGAGGATTACTTTTCATTGTTGCAGGCTTTGTCGTTGTCACTTCCAGCCTTTCATTCCTCGGACATCTTGAACCGCGACCAAGCCTCGTCGGGATCATACTTCTGGCTCTTGCAGCCATCGGCATGCCATGGCTAGCAGGCCGGAAACGGATGTTGGCCTATAAAGTCAGCAGTGCTGCCTTGAGGGCTGACGCAACCGAGTCTGCCCTTTGTGGTTACCTCTCGCTCATCGCTTTGGGAGGCCTGCTGGCCAATTGGGCCTTTCACGTGTCGTGGACAGACCCCGTAGCAGCCTTAGGCCTCCTGCCATTCATCATCAAGGAAGGGTGGCAGGCAATCCACACTTCACACCAATGCTGCGGCTCCCGGATTTGA
- the dnaN gene encoding DNA polymerase III subunit beta, producing MEFSADAKSLSVALEQAQEAVERKSTIPILSHVLVEACVSGLRFAATDLEVGIRTYCSAQVKKTGSVAVPARRLLEIVKSLPEADVRVRGLENNWVQVNAGRSVFKLAALARDTFPVLPNIPEPLAQVPAGVLAGLIDRTAFAISNEESRYTLNGALLVLKPGSVEMVATDGHRLPLATRDVEITGLKREERLLVPKRALAGLRRLANAQQSDRPIHIAKDDSHLFFSADDSILISRMLSGQFPTYEAVLPKNNTLTATLDVATLRESLRRVALLAPEQTHAVCFSLDSGWLTLTTSGCDTGEASETLDAAFTGAPLRIGFNASFLLDMLGVVKTGDIEIALKDAESAAEFRPTDQGTRYTYVVMPMRI from the coding sequence ATGGAATTTTCTGCTGATGCGAAATCGCTCAGTGTGGCGCTGGAACAGGCGCAGGAGGCGGTGGAAAGAAAGAGCACGATTCCGATCCTGTCACATGTCCTGGTCGAAGCTTGCGTCAGCGGGCTTCGGTTCGCCGCTACTGACCTCGAAGTGGGCATTCGGACGTATTGCTCGGCCCAGGTCAAGAAGACTGGCAGCGTTGCTGTCCCGGCGCGCCGTTTGCTCGAAATCGTGAAGTCATTGCCGGAAGCAGATGTTCGTGTCCGCGGTCTGGAGAATAACTGGGTTCAGGTCAATGCCGGCCGGTCGGTCTTCAAGCTGGCGGCGCTCGCGAGGGACACTTTCCCGGTGCTGCCCAACATTCCCGAACCACTGGCCCAAGTGCCTGCCGGAGTGCTGGCCGGCCTGATTGACCGCACCGCGTTCGCCATCTCCAACGAGGAGTCGCGTTACACGTTGAACGGCGCGTTGCTTGTGCTCAAGCCGGGTAGCGTTGAGATGGTTGCGACCGACGGGCATCGTCTGCCGCTCGCCACACGCGATGTCGAAATCACAGGACTGAAGAGAGAGGAACGGCTCTTGGTTCCCAAGCGAGCCCTGGCTGGGCTGCGCCGCCTGGCGAACGCCCAGCAATCGGACCGCCCCATCCATATCGCGAAAGATGACAGCCACCTGTTCTTCTCGGCTGACGATTCCATCCTTATTTCGCGAATGCTCTCCGGGCAGTTCCCCACTTACGAAGCCGTCCTGCCCAAGAACAACACCCTTACGGCCACACTCGACGTGGCGACATTGCGGGAATCCTTGCGGCGGGTCGCGCTGCTCGCCCCGGAGCAGACACACGCGGTTTGCTTTTCACTCGACTCAGGCTGGCTCACGCTCACAACCTCGGGCTGTGACACGGGCGAGGCATCGGAAACGCTCGATGCGGCCTTCACCGGCGCGCCTTTGCGAATCGGCTTCAACGCCTCGTTCCTCCTCGACATGCTCGGCGTCGTTAAGACCGGCGACATCGAGATTGCTCTGAAGGATGCCGAAAGCGCTGCCGAGTTCCGGCCAACAGACCAAGGAACGCGCTATACGTATGTCGTCATGCCCATGCGGATTTAA